A stretch of the Blastocatellia bacterium genome encodes the following:
- a CDS encoding diacylglycerol kinase family lipid kinase — translation MNWLFLIYNPKSGRQQERELAIKNFIAMMEQKGFSVEARRTERAFHATELAKEAVDRQVDLVVANGGDGTLNEVLQTMVGSQVPLAVWPGGTANVVALDLQLPRNPKDIVDLIGRNDSRYRIHVAKAGSRYYFFTAGIGLDAEIIEAVDSELKKQIGKGAFWLAGFAHLVKWNPTPINLFIDGKTYQGTFVIVGKSFGYGGTLSLTPHARFDDDMLDVCIFSGTSKLQYISYLASCLNKSQLDRKGVTYPKTRRVDASSVVSLPVQADGEVIGNLPMTFEVIPDALTMVVPPGVLRQDRQIKI, via the coding sequence ATAAATTGGCTTTTTTTAATCTATAACCCTAAGTCGGGTCGTCAACAAGAGCGCGAATTAGCAATAAAAAATTTTATTGCTATGATGGAGCAAAAAGGTTTTTCCGTAGAAGCACGACGTACAGAACGAGCCTTTCATGCTACAGAACTTGCTAAAGAGGCTGTTGATAGACAGGTTGATTTAGTTGTTGCTAATGGTGGAGATGGAACGCTTAACGAAGTTTTGCAAACAATGGTTGGTTCTCAAGTTCCTTTGGCTGTTTGGCCCGGTGGAACAGCTAATGTTGTTGCGCTAGATCTTCAGTTGCCACGCAACCCAAAAGATATAGTAGATTTAATTGGCCGCAATGATAGCCGCTATCGTATCCACGTAGCAAAAGCAGGCTCTCGTTACTACTTTTTTACTGCTGGAATTGGCTTAGATGCAGAAATTATTGAAGCTGTAGATTCAGAGCTAAAAAAGCAAATTGGTAAAGGAGCCTTTTGGTTAGCGGGTTTTGCTCATTTAGTTAAATGGAACCCTACACCAATAAATTTGTTTATTGATGGTAAAACTTATCAAGGGACATTTGTTATTGTTGGTAAATCTTTTGGTTATGGTGGTACGCTTTCGCTCACTCCACACGCTCGGTTTGATGATGATATGTTGGATGTTTGTATTTTTTCAGGTACTAGCAAACTACAATATATCAGCTATTTAGCTTCCTGCTTAAATAAAAGTCAGTTAGATCGCAAAGGGGTTACTTACCCAAAAACTCGTAGGGTTGATGCTAGTTCTGTTGTTTCTCTACCTGTTCAAGCTGATGGTGAAGTTATAGGTAATCTACCAATGACTTTTGAAGTTATCCCTGATGCACTCACAATGGTTGTGCCGCCTGGAGTTTTAAGGCAAGACCGACAAATTAAAATATAA
- a CDS encoding amidohydrolase family protein, with amino-acid sequence MRKFIINVVLIFSVFFSYLPIIFANNIFNNKEKQIAIVNVSIVDVEKGVLEKNKTVIIKDNKIAKIQISSTNSLPKTIKIIDGKDLFLIPGLFDAHVHYSDPDTFGPLFIANGVTFVRDTGGFTDQIIELRDKINKHEILGPEMAVTGAIVDGKPAIWPFSEPCDSPEEGRTAVKKLFDKGVNQIKVYSLLKKEVFQAIADEAQKLGIKIVGHIPRQVTLDEAMAAKMASNEHLTGFNNKFIEILEANSTEKVNKDAYVGWQFYPQIKPETLSVLLSKLAASNMVQCPTLVVNERIGRLKDPALKTDPLLEYVPNYFLEFWKPEKDFRFRTWTEETFKKNQQTFQNMLSLLGELHKAGVPLVCGTDLSNPYLVAGFSLHEEMRLFQQAKIPNADILRAATINTAKLCNVNDQLGTIAENKLASMVLLRKNPLEDIKNTSEIFGVFLAGEYFDRAKLDEMLTKVKAKIAATAPKKIDLTSNLAGKVIFQGQYKTYLSGEEASIEDFVISQTETGYIVKSHNKPTGGGFSPSLITYTADKSFNFQSAKFDSQTEQPLTATYLLNAGAIKISVEEKEKKFSPTAVNFDANTIISCPSYAINFINFNKINLKVGESKTFPLLSFGFGLPSWQLLSSDYTITYASEGEIILSGKTIFARRYEVALKTPQQTLSGEILINKQGLMVASTYKTSFGKIEIVLDIP; translated from the coding sequence ATGAGAAAATTTATAATCAATGTTGTTTTAATATTTTCTGTATTTTTCAGCTACTTACCTATAATTTTTGCAAATAATATTTTTAATAATAAAGAAAAACAAATAGCAATAGTAAATGTTTCAATAGTTGATGTAGAAAAAGGTGTGTTAGAGAAAAATAAAACTGTAATTATTAAAGATAATAAAATAGCTAAAATCCAAATCTCTAGCACAAATTCTTTGCCTAAAACAATAAAAATCATTGATGGAAAAGATTTATTTCTAATACCAGGTCTCTTTGATGCACATGTTCATTACTCTGACCCAGATACTTTTGGCCCGCTGTTTATTGCTAATGGTGTGACATTTGTTCGTGATACAGGCGGATTTACTGACCAAATAATTGAGCTACGAGACAAAATAAATAAACATGAAATATTAGGGCCGGAAATGGCTGTTACAGGTGCAATAGTAGATGGTAAACCTGCCATTTGGCCTTTTTCAGAGCCTTGTGACAGTCCCGAAGAAGGTCGCACAGCCGTCAAAAAGCTTTTTGATAAAGGCGTTAACCAAATTAAAGTTTACAGTTTATTAAAAAAAGAAGTTTTTCAAGCTATTGCAGATGAAGCACAAAAACTAGGAATAAAGATTGTTGGTCATATTCCCCGTCAAGTTACTTTGGATGAAGCTATGGCTGCTAAAATGGCTTCAAATGAGCATTTGACAGGGTTTAACAATAAATTTATTGAGATTTTAGAAGCTAACTCAACAGAAAAAGTTAACAAAGATGCTTATGTTGGATGGCAATTTTATCCACAAATCAAGCCCGAAACCTTGTCAGTACTTTTAAGTAAACTTGCAGCATCAAATATGGTGCAATGTCCTACTTTGGTTGTTAATGAGCGAATTGGACGATTAAAAGATCCTGCACTTAAAACAGACCCATTACTTGAGTATGTCCCAAATTATTTTCTTGAATTTTGGAAGCCAGAAAAAGATTTTCGTTTCCGTACTTGGACAGAAGAAACTTTTAAGAAAAATCAGCAAACCTTTCAAAATATGCTTTCACTGCTTGGGGAACTTCACAAAGCAGGAGTTCCTTTAGTTTGTGGCACAGATCTTAGTAATCCATACCTTGTAGCAGGCTTTTCACTTCACGAAGAAATGCGACTATTTCAACAAGCAAAAATTCCTAATGCAGATATTTTACGCGCTGCAACAATTAATACTGCAAAACTTTGTAATGTTAATGATCAGTTAGGGACTATTGCAGAAAATAAACTCGCTTCTATGGTACTGCTAAGAAAAAATCCTTTGGAAGACATTAAAAATACAAGTGAAATTTTTGGAGTATTTTTAGCAGGTGAATATTTTGATAGGGCAAAACTTGATGAGATGCTAACTAAAGTTAAAGCCAAAATTGCAGCAACAGCACCTAAAAAAATTGACCTAACAAGCAATTTAGCTGGTAAAGTTATTTTCCAAGGCCAATATAAAACCTATCTTTCTGGAGAAGAAGCTAGCATAGAGGATTTTGTTATTAGTCAAACAGAAACAGGTTATATAGTAAAATCCCACAACAAGCCAACTGGCGGAGGCTTTTCACCTTCATTAATCACTTACACGGCAGATAAAAGCTTTAATTTTCAGTCTGCTAAATTTGACTCTCAAACAGAACAACCGCTTACTGCTACATATTTGCTAAATGCTGGTGCAATTAAAATATCTGTAGAAGAAAAAGAGAAAAAATTTAGCCCAACAGCAGTTAATTTTGATGCTAACACAATAATTTCTTGTCCTTCTTATGCAATTAATTTTATTAACTTTAATAAAATTAACTTAAAGGTTGGAGAAAGTAAGACTTTTCCGCTACTTAGTTTTGGCTTTGGACTTCCTAGTTGGCAACTATTAAGTAGTGATTACACAATTACTTATGCTTCTGAAGGTGAAATAATTTTATCAGGCAAAACTATTTTTGCTCGTCGCTATGAAGTAGCCTTAAAAACACCACAGCAAACACTTAGCGGAGAAATTTTAATTAACAAACAAGGGCTAATGGTAGCTTCAACTTATAAAACTTCATTTGGAAAAATAGAAATTGTTTTAGATATTCCTTAA
- a CDS encoding NADAR family protein codes for MSEEIKFYSTKDAYGCFSNFAAYQIKLDGKTWPTTEHYFQAQKFYDSDYQEKIRQEKSPTIAARLGRSRKVKIRSDWESVKESIMRKALVAKFTQHPELTKILLNTNDAILIEHTTNDSYWGDGGDGTGKNRLGHLLMSVREELRQK; via the coding sequence ATGAGTGAAGAAATTAAATTTTATAGCACAAAAGATGCTTATGGTTGTTTTTCAAACTTTGCTGCTTATCAAATTAAGCTAGATGGGAAAACTTGGCCGACAACAGAACATTATTTTCAAGCACAAAAATTTTATGATAGCGATTATCAAGAAAAAATTCGCCAAGAAAAATCTCCAACAATTGCTGCTCGTCTAGGTCGTAGTCGTAAAGTCAAAATCCGCTCTGATTGGGAATCAGTCAAAGAAAGCATTATGCGAAAAGCCCTAGTAGCAAAATTTACCCAACATCCAGAATTAACAAAAATTTTGTTAAACACAAATGATGCAATTTTGATCGAGCATACAACTAATGATAGCTATTGGGGTGATGGTGGAGATGGGACGGGAAAAAATCGTTTAGGTCACTTGCTTATGTCTGTACGCGAAGAACTGCGCCAAAAATAA
- a CDS encoding alpha/beta fold hydrolase gives MQLHHLIYGTGYPLIILHGLFGSLDNWHTLSKSFGEHYKVFSLDQRNHGRSPHSDEFNYSVMAHDLAVFLEQRNLPEVYLLGHSMGGKVAMEFAFRSPEKVAKLIVADIAPKDYPPSHQTLLETLLSIDLTQFTSRKDIDASLTTKIPDFGVRQFILKNIYLNDSGIFTWKMNLSGIYKNYAVLSQNITREKTFSRPTLFIRGEKSPYIQESDYPLINSLFTQAKIVTMPNVGHWVHSEAPKEFYRIVMEFLQD, from the coding sequence ATGCAACTTCATCATTTAATCTATGGCACGGGCTACCCTTTAATTATTTTGCATGGACTTTTTGGCTCTTTAGACAATTGGCACACTTTAAGTAAAAGTTTTGGAGAACATTATAAAGTTTTTTCGCTTGATCAGCGCAATCATGGCCGATCTCCTCATAGCGATGAGTTTAATTATTCAGTTATGGCTCACGATTTAGCAGTCTTTTTAGAGCAAAGAAATCTGCCAGAAGTCTATTTACTTGGTCATTCAATGGGCGGTAAAGTTGCTATGGAATTTGCATTTCGCTCACCTGAAAAGGTAGCTAAATTGATTGTTGCTGATATTGCACCAAAAGATTATCCACCTAGTCATCAAACTTTGCTTGAAACATTGCTATCTATAGACTTAACACAATTTACTAGTCGCAAAGATATAGACGCAAGTTTAACTACAAAAATACCTGATTTTGGTGTTCGGCAATTTATTCTTAAAAATATTTACTTAAATGATTCTGGGATATTTACTTGGAAGATGAATTTATCAGGAATTTATAAAAATTATGCTGTGTTAAGCCAAAATATAACTAGAGAAAAGACTTTTTCCCGACCAACTTTATTTATTCGTGGAGAAAAATCCCCTTATATTCAAGAATCCGATTATCCGTTAATTAATTCGCTATTTACTCAAGCTAAAATAGTAACTATGCCAAATGTTGGTCATTGGGTTCATTCGGAAGCACCAAAAGAGTTTTACAGGATTGTTATGGAATTTTTACAAGATTAG
- a CDS encoding AMP-binding protein — MRLFDFFDYHAREFGNVEYVIQGERKLTYAEAYKAVNQLANAFIEAGLQVGDRIAMLSKNSIEYLILYYAAAKAGVVPVPLNFRLSPPEWVYIINDSGAKLLITSAAYVDSIAAIKSELTTVTQYVSIDAEEKEGWLNYHNWVARQPITPPKMAIDDSCDVYQMYTSGTTGHPKGAVLSNHAVTSNLMQIAAFLERGRGERFLIVAPLYHAAAVVGRLVRTHTGGTIYLQEDFNPVEVVRAISEEKSFTLL; from the coding sequence ATGCGACTTTTTGACTTTTTTGACTACCATGCTCGTGAATTTGGAAATGTAGAATATGTAATTCAAGGTGAGCGCAAATTAACCTATGCAGAAGCTTACAAGGCGGTAAATCAATTAGCTAATGCCTTTATTGAAGCGGGCTTGCAAGTAGGCGACCGAATTGCAATGCTATCAAAAAATAGTATTGAATATTTAATACTTTATTATGCTGCGGCTAAAGCAGGTGTGGTTCCTGTCCCTCTTAATTTTCGTCTTTCTCCTCCAGAATGGGTTTATATAATTAATGATTCTGGAGCAAAATTGTTAATAACTTCTGCTGCTTATGTAGATTCAATAGCTGCAATCAAGTCTGAGCTAACAACTGTTACTCAATATGTTTCAATTGATGCTGAAGAAAAAGAAGGTTGGTTAAATTATCATAATTGGGTAGCACGACAGCCTATAACCCCACCAAAAATGGCTATTGATGATAGTTGTGATGTTTATCAAATGTACACTAGCGGAACAACAGGACATCCAAAAGGCGCGGTTTTATCAAATCATGCAGTTACATCTAATTTAATGCAAATAGCTGCTTTTTTAGAGCGTGGAAGAGGCGAGAGATTTTTAATTGTTGCCCCGCTTTATCATGCTGCTGCGGTGGTTGGACGTTTAGTTCGTACTCACACGGGCGGGACCATCTATCTACAAGAGGACTTTAACCCTGTGGAAGTTGTGCGTGCAATTAGCGAAGAAAAATCATTCACGCTACTTTAG
- a CDS encoding AMP-binding protein — MQLAKKNHSRYFSSCNDPKKFDSLRYVAYGASPIAENTLKTAIEVFKCDFVQVYGMTETTVAITSLLAEPHKRALSDKPGLLLSAGRALPGTEIRIVDEDDNDVATGVTGEIIARGPQLMKGYWNKTEATAEALRGGWMHTGDAGYLDEDGFLYVQDRVKDMIISGGENIYPRAIEDILYQHPSVADAAVIGVPSEKWGETVKAIVVLRKDKTATAEEIMEFCQSRLGKFECPTSVDFIAMLPRNPSGKVLKRELREPYWAGRKRRVS; from the coding sequence GTGCAATTAGCGAAGAAAAATCATTCACGCTACTTTAGTTCCTGCAATGATCCAAAAAAATTTGATAGCTTACGTTATGTAGCTTACGGAGCATCTCCAATAGCTGAAAACACATTAAAAACAGCAATAGAAGTGTTTAAGTGTGATTTTGTACAAGTTTATGGGATGACAGAAACCACAGTTGCTATAACATCTTTGCTAGCTGAACCTCATAAAAGGGCTTTAAGCGATAAACCAGGCCTTTTACTTTCTGCTGGACGAGCTTTACCAGGAACAGAAATTCGTATTGTTGATGAAGATGATAATGATGTAGCTACTGGAGTTACAGGAGAAATTATTGCACGAGGCCCGCAATTAATGAAAGGCTATTGGAACAAGACAGAAGCAACGGCTGAGGCTTTGCGCGGTGGATGGATGCACACAGGCGACGCGGGCTATCTGGATGAAGACGGCTTTTTATATGTCCAAGATAGAGTCAAAGATATGATCATATCAGGAGGAGAAAATATTTATCCACGAGCAATTGAAGATATTCTTTATCAACATCCATCTGTTGCTGATGCTGCTGTAATAGGCGTTCCAAGTGAAAAATGGGGAGAAACCGTTAAAGCTATTGTAGTGCTTCGTAAAGATAAAACTGCAACTGCTGAAGAGATAATGGAATTTTGCCAAAGTCGCCTAGGTAAATTTGAATGTCCAACTTCAGTTGATTTTATTGCAATGCTGCCGCGTAACCCTAGCGGAAAGGTGTTGAAACGAGAACTTAGAGAACCTTACTGGGCAGGCCGTAAACGTAGAGTTTCTTAA
- a CDS encoding sulfurtransferase, with product MKLKPSSKAYLKVSEINQKILNIAFYRFVELSDLVDLRNSLRELGQELNLKGTILLSSEGINGSLAGFEENIRTFQQSIKKYPFGSNLNYKESYSNLVPYKRYLVKLKKEIIPAGDNDIKPAVLTGTHISPSELKLWLDENREFEFLDTRNEFEIEFGTFKKAKQLNLKHFREFSEKLKLLPEESKLKPMVMFCTGGIRCEKASVIAMKSGFKDVYQLDGGILKYFEECGEAHYEGECFVFDERISLDSHLQARSEKAENLKDLVPNPRKVYKSE from the coding sequence ATGAAACTTAAACCAAGTAGTAAGGCATATTTAAAAGTGAGTGAGATAAATCAAAAAATACTTAATATTGCTTTTTATCGTTTTGTAGAACTATCAGATCTTGTAGATCTACGTAATTCTTTACGAGAATTAGGTCAAGAATTAAACCTTAAAGGGACTATTCTGCTTAGTAGCGAAGGGATAAATGGAAGTCTTGCAGGATTTGAGGAAAATATCAGAACTTTCCAACAATCAATCAAAAAATATCCTTTTGGTTCAAACCTAAATTATAAGGAAAGCTACTCAAACTTAGTTCCATATAAAAGATATTTGGTCAAATTAAAAAAAGAAATTATCCCAGCAGGTGATAATGATATAAAACCCGCAGTATTAACAGGCACTCATATAAGCCCTAGTGAATTAAAGCTATGGTTAGATGAAAATCGGGAGTTTGAATTTTTAGATACTAGAAATGAATTTGAAATTGAGTTTGGAACATTCAAAAAAGCTAAACAGTTGAATTTGAAACATTTCCGTGAGTTTTCAGAAAAACTAAAGTTACTGCCTGAAGAGTCTAAACTAAAGCCTATGGTAATGTTTTGTACAGGTGGAATTAGATGTGAAAAAGCCTCTGTAATTGCTATGAAATCAGGGTTTAAAGATGTTTATCAATTAGATGGTGGTATCTTAAAATACTTTGAAGAGTGCGGAGAAGCACACTATGAAGGGGAGTGCTTTGTTTTTGATGAAAGAATTAGTCTAGATAGTCATCTCCAAGCAAGATCTGAAAAGGCGGAAAACCTTAAAGACCTAGTACCAAACCCTAGGAAAGTTTATAAAAGTGAATAA
- a CDS encoding methyltransferase, protein MTFVWNESHFFKNWAKPGPWVSPLDNPDLQPNSDETLDALCGHYRIFQLSKGHRYSTDDLLTAWYGTAWCPSARNVLDLGSGTGSVGMSVAWKLQGVRVVAIEAQEISVQLAHKSVKFNGLENRYEIRHGDLRDPAILSKDEKFDLILGSPPYFPMDAGIHGAHPQKIACRFELRGSIIDYCKVASEHLDWGGMFACIFPFLPDHQAKRVINAAKEAGLTIVRQRPIIFKEGDLPLLSVFAMVRSDHLPESFRNQTWQEPPLIIRTLSGDTHPEYSAVALTMGLPPC, encoded by the coding sequence ATGACTTTTGTATGGAATGAAAGCCATTTCTTTAAAAATTGGGCTAAACCCGGCCCTTGGGTTTCTCCTTTGGATAATCCTGATCTCCAACCAAATTCAGATGAAACTTTGGATGCTCTTTGTGGGCATTATAGAATCTTTCAGCTAAGTAAAGGTCATAGATATTCTACAGATGATTTGCTTACGGCATGGTATGGAACGGCATGGTGTCCTAGTGCTAGAAATGTCTTGGATCTTGGTAGTGGTACAGGTAGCGTGGGTATGAGTGTAGCTTGGAAGCTTCAAGGGGTTAGAGTAGTTGCTATTGAAGCACAAGAAATTAGCGTCCAGTTAGCACATAAATCAGTTAAATTTAATGGTTTAGAAAATCGTTATGAAATTCGTCATGGGGATCTTCGTGATCCTGCAATCCTTTCTAAAGATGAAAAATTTGATTTAATTTTAGGTAGCCCTCCTTATTTTCCAATGGATGCTGGTATTCATGGGGCGCATCCTCAAAAAATTGCTTGTAGATTTGAACTTCGTGGTTCCATCATTGATTATTGTAAAGTTGCTTCTGAGCATTTGGATTGGGGAGGTATGTTTGCTTGTATTTTTCCATTTCTTCCAGACCATCAAGCTAAACGTGTTATCAACGCAGCTAAAGAAGCAGGTCTTACAATTGTTCGTCAACGTCCAATTATATTTAAGGAAGGGGATTTGCCGCTACTTTCTGTTTTTGCAATGGTGCGCTCTGATCATTTACCAGAATCTTTTCGCAATCAAACTTGGCAAGAACCGCCTTTGATAATCCGAACCTTATCAGGCGACACTCACCCAGAATATAGTGCTGTTGCTCTTACAATGGGACTTCCACCTTGTTAA
- a CDS encoding SagB/ThcOx family dehydrogenase — MDSKRKFFYRYELDQTKLPDFFQGIIQVEQEGAIHSSRTYPGYPQWKLEKVKPKLWSNLEKTLLSRRSARKFQTEMLSCKTLSRLLFFSHGITGQNSRGPTPSSGDLQSLELYLAIFQTSWIDSGLYHYDRQGHYLSQIAKGANYNRWKQLIPSMVHFEGGSLLWILVGDGARITKKYGERGYRFLLLEAGHLMQNLCLLSTQENLVTLPLGGFFEEAVAKELHLPTSDVVLYVGVCGKN; from the coding sequence ATGGACTCAAAAAGAAAATTTTTCTATCGATATGAACTTGACCAAACAAAACTTCCTGATTTTTTTCAAGGAATAATTCAGGTAGAACAAGAAGGTGCTATTCACTCTTCACGCACTTATCCGGGCTATCCTCAATGGAAGTTAGAAAAAGTAAAGCCAAAACTCTGGTCAAATTTAGAAAAAACTCTTTTGTCTCGTCGTTCTGCTAGAAAGTTTCAAACAGAAATGTTGTCTTGTAAAACACTTAGTCGACTACTTTTTTTTAGTCATGGCATTACGGGCCAAAATTCTCGCGGGCCAACTCCATCGTCAGGCGATTTACAATCTTTAGAGCTTTATTTAGCAATTTTTCAAACATCCTGGATTGATTCCGGGCTTTATCATTATGATCGTCAAGGACATTACCTTTCACAAATAGCTAAAGGGGCTAACTACAATAGATGGAAACAATTAATTCCTTCAATGGTACATTTTGAAGGCGGTTCGCTGCTTTGGATCTTGGTTGGTGATGGGGCAAGAATCACTAAAAAATATGGTGAGCGAGGCTACCGCTTTCTTTTACTAGAAGCAGGCCATTTAATGCAAAATCTTTGTTTACTTTCTACACAAGAAAATTTAGTTACGCTTCCGCTAGGAGGATTTTTTGAAGAAGCCGTAGCAAAAGAACTACATCTGCCTACAAGCGATGTAGTTCTTTATGTTGGTGTGTGTGGAAAAAATTAA
- a CDS encoding YcaO-like family protein — MKKLDLWTESRFTGLFTSFGEIAPRAYDPEVFMWGATLSSSGFNNKSLNVGGAAWTKEAARMACIGEAIERFQASPLPQDQFIKASINSWSLDEMLVKPDEWVLFHDEQYSQKDFPFTKFDNNTICNWVCFRSFASGLPYWIPEELAYLFPRSELSCTTDNHQSLCASISTGLSAGRLGHPVLLRGVQEVIERDAIIGAWWESYPLEEYPANFVFSLLDQEIKRRVIRPNLTYKFYRIDSPYSSNVTIVSVEGLDLEGYCFSAGAACRETIKESWLKSILEAIQGRGFVRYLKDEIIQGKAKPIIPTDFSEHAVYYSIYPEKLSSTVLQRAKKINNLPIFDQENLNILSEKLGVKHPILFRNMTPTNIDQTANWQVLKVAVPGLQPLHGNHNWPHLGGKLWKSRSLEDWSKILPHPFA; from the coding sequence ATGAAAAAGCTTGATTTATGGACAGAAAGCCGTTTTACAGGACTTTTTACTAGCTTTGGTGAAATTGCTCCAAGAGCTTATGACCCAGAAGTTTTTATGTGGGGTGCAACTCTTTCATCTTCTGGATTTAATAATAAAAGCTTAAATGTTGGTGGTGCTGCTTGGACAAAAGAAGCAGCAAGAATGGCTTGTATTGGAGAAGCTATTGAAAGATTTCAAGCTAGCCCCTTGCCCCAAGACCAATTTATTAAAGCAAGCATTAATTCTTGGTCTTTAGATGAAATGCTTGTAAAACCTGATGAATGGGTCTTATTTCACGATGAGCAATACAGCCAAAAAGATTTTCCTTTTACTAAATTTGATAACAACACAATTTGTAATTGGGTGTGTTTTCGTAGCTTTGCTAGTGGACTTCCCTATTGGATACCTGAAGAGCTTGCTTATCTTTTTCCTCGTTCAGAGTTAAGTTGCACAACAGATAATCACCAAAGCTTATGTGCTTCTATTTCAACAGGTCTTTCTGCTGGCCGCTTAGGTCATCCTGTGTTGCTACGCGGAGTTCAAGAAGTAATCGAGCGTGACGCTATCATTGGGGCTTGGTGGGAAAGTTACCCGCTAGAAGAATATCCAGCTAATTTTGTTTTTTCACTCCTTGACCAAGAAATTAAACGCAGGGTTATCAGACCTAACCTTACATATAAATTCTACCGAATTGATTCGCCTTATAGCTCAAATGTCACAATTGTAAGTGTTGAAGGTTTAGACCTAGAAGGTTACTGTTTTAGTGCAGGTGCAGCCTGTCGTGAGACTATAAAAGAGAGTTGGCTAAAGTCGATTTTAGAAGCTATTCAAGGCAGGGGCTTTGTTAGGTATTTGAAAGATGAAATCATTCAAGGTAAAGCTAAACCTATTATTCCAACAGACTTTTCCGAACACGCGGTTTACTATAGCATTTATCCAGAAAAGCTATCTTCAACCGTTTTACAAAGGGCAAAAAAAATAAATAATTTGCCAATATTTGATCAAGAAAATCTTAATATTTTGTCAGAAAAACTTGGAGTCAAGCACCCAATATTATTTCGCAATATGACACCAACAAATATTGATCAAACTGCCAACTGGCAAGTGTTAAAAGTAGCCGTTCCGGGGCTACAGCCCTTACACGGCAATCATAATTGGCCGCATCTTGGCGGCAAGTTATGGAAGTCAAGAAGCTTAGAAGATTGGTCAAAAATACTTCCTCATCCTTTTGCTTAA
- a CDS encoding SRPBCC family protein: MSTENQENQTEIPPKKSIAIKLLIAATIISTILLFTFAIRGSWASSTPKIPTSVEQGIVTQLFLTPTGQKEIHCYAVLNYPAKDVWQVVTDYEHFAEIFGGKFWSIKISKVEKKENNIFHMAGEVTSIIGTWPMDVDITHSETPEKYVASWDKPGDVVKINRGSWAITPISADKTLVVYSLESQISPFPQFVTNNVFLSQLKPVIKAVENRLKTTK; the protein is encoded by the coding sequence ATGTCTACAGAAAATCAAGAAAATCAAACAGAAATACCACCTAAAAAGTCAATCGCTATCAAATTACTGATAGCAGCAACAATAATTTCTACTATTTTGCTCTTTACTTTTGCCATTAGAGGTAGTTGGGCTAGTTCGACTCCAAAAATCCCTACTTCGGTTGAACAAGGCATTGTCACCCAGCTTTTTTTAACTCCTACGGGCCAAAAAGAAATCCATTGTTATGCTGTGCTAAATTATCCAGCTAAAGACGTTTGGCAAGTAGTGACAGACTATGAGCATTTTGCAGAAATTTTTGGCGGGAAATTTTGGTCAATTAAGATAAGTAAAGTAGAGAAAAAAGAAAATAATATTTTTCATATGGCTGGCGAAGTAACTTCTATTATTGGCACTTGGCCGATGGATGTTGATATAACCCACTCAGAAACCCCTGAAAAATATGTTGCATCTTGGGATAAACCAGGCGATGTAGTAAAAATTAATCGTGGTAGCTGGGCAATTACGCCTATTTCAGCAGATAAAACTTTGGTGGTCTATTCGCTAGAGTCCCAAATTTCACCTTTTCCACAGTTTGTTACAAATAATGTATTTTTAAGCCAGCTAAAACCTGTAATTAAAGCTGTAGAAAATAGACTAAAAACTACTAAATAA